The following proteins come from a genomic window of Populus nigra chromosome 6, ddPopNigr1.1, whole genome shotgun sequence:
- the LOC133697304 gene encoding LOW QUALITY PROTEIN: beta-arabinofuranosyltransferase RAY1 (The sequence of the model RefSeq protein was modified relative to this genomic sequence to represent the inferred CDS: inserted 2 bases in 1 codon), protein MEGDVWVTPNFTSSHAIPRLGGAASNGHGGLIALSLHATRRLPPSSFKQTRPRGLSHPTITIFSAPTAPGSNQSLAIRSWLALPPQITVVLFTQHPSFASAFGSRVLVDSTTDFTFLGTPFFHSMLEKSRLYTTGITVFVDPRTVRVSDLISTLNYAYELDRNWLLVASLRNVAYFPFHLDDAGEHWLREDGQRFRQLQGMLGHHWQWNHCEDRMLMAWNNRNLPLHNGVLPPFLYGKGFHIHWIINEAVFSEFMLAFDASWTISCFSLNYPEHWSEQSGRGSSALEIENRSWEDSGNSHPGAIYASMFFHEINYTGLVKLLNCEGKYIFVDITEDIVYPSVCQTGSQWTRRVLRXPFTIRKNMDSAENVKSQNRILNCSLRDQLKSLGSLDFPFSLESLLSITADKNKTIVLAVAGYSYKDMLMSWVCRLRLPQVTNFIICALDHGTYQFSVLQGLPVFHDPSAPRNISFDDCHFGTACFQRVTKVKSRMVWKILKLGYNVLLSDVDVYWFGNPLPLLYSFRPGVLVAQSDEYHDTAAMEKVVKHAATSNLSEQPSFYDTLCGEGGSYRISDNSCVEPETNLTVHFLGRNLFPNGAYLNLLQKKNVKKTCMMKGCLVLHNNWISGRIKKLDRQIVSGLWEYDTSRMCLQR, encoded by the exons GTTGATTGCTCTCTCTTTGCATGCCACTCGGAGGTTACCGCCATCTTCTTTTAAGCAGACAAGACCCCGAGGCTTAAGCCATCCAACCATCACAATATTTTCTGCACCTACTGCCCCTGGCTCCAACCAGAGTCTTGCTATTCGATCATGGCTTGCTTTGCCCCCTCAAATCACTGTCGTTTTGTTCACTCAACACCCTTCTTTTGCCTCCGCTTTTGGTTCCCGGGTTTTGGTTGATTCCACTACTGATTTCAc GTTCCTTGGCACCCCATTCTTTCATTCCATGCTTGAAAAATCACGGTTATACACGACAGGTATTACTGTTTTTGTTGATCCACGGACGGTTCGTGTGTCTGACCTCATTTCCACCTTAAATTATGCTTACGAACTTGACCGTAATTGGCTTCTTGTGGCTTCGTTACGAAACGTTGCCTACTTCCCGTTCCATTTGGATGATGCTGGGGAACACTGGCTTAGAGAGGATGGCCAAAGG TTCCGACAGTTGCAGGGGATGCTTGGTCATCATTGGCAGTGGAATCATTGTGAGGACAGAATGCTTATGGCATGGAACAACAGAAATCTACCTTTACATAATGGAGTACTTCCTCCTTTCTTGTATGGCAAGGGGTTTCACATCCACTGGATCATCAATGAGGCTGTCTTTTCTGAATTTATGCTTGCCTTCGATGCAAGTTGGACCATCTCATGTTTCTCTCTTAATTATCCCGAACACTGGTCTGAACAGTCAGGCAGAGGATCCAGTGCTTTAGAGATTGAAAACAGAAGCTGGGAAGACAGTGGTAATTCCCATCCGGGTGCAATATATGCCTCAATGTTTTtccatgaaattaattatactGGTCTAGTAAAGCTTTTGAATTGTGAGgggaaatatatttttgttgacaTAACAGAAGACATTGTTTATCCATCTGTGTGCCAGACAGGAAGTCAGTGGACTAGAAGGGTTTTGAG TCCTTTTACCATCAGGAAAAATATGGATTCTGCTGAAAATGTCAAATCACAAAACAGAATATTAAATTGCTCTCTGAGAGATCAGTTAAAGTCATTGGGCTCATTagattttccattttctttggAGTCACTCCTTTCAATAACTGCAGACAAGAATAAAACAATCGTGCTTGCTGTTGCTGGGTATAGTTACAAGGACATGCTAATGAGTTGGGTGTGCAGATTACGCCTCCCCCAGGTcacaaatttcatcatttgtgcTCTTGATCATGGAACATATCAGTTCTCTGTCTTACAG GGCTTACCTGTTTTCCATGATCCATCAGCCCCAAGAAACATCAGCTTTGACGATTGCCACTTTGGAACAGCATGCTTTCAGAGAGTCACCAAAGTGAAGTCCAGAATGGTTTGGAAGATACTGAAACTCGGGTACAACGTACTTCTAAGTGATGTGGATGTTTATTGGTTTGGGAATCCATTACCATTACTTTATTCATTTCGTCCTGGTGTTCTTGTGGCACAGTCCGACGAGTACCATGACACAG CTGCTATGGAGAAAGTGGTAAAACATGCAGCAACATCAAACCTGTCTGAACAGCCAAGCTTCTATGACACATTGTGTGGAGAAGGTGGATCCTATCGTATCAGTGATAACAGCTGTGTGGAACCTGAAACAAATCTGACTGTTCATTTCTTGGGTAGGAACCTCTTCCCTAACGGTGCATACTTAAACCTATTGCAGaagaaaaatgtgaaaaaaaccTGTATGATGAAGGGTTGTCTTGTTCTTCATAACAACTGGATTAGTGGGAGGATAAAGAAATTGGACCGACAGATTGTGTCAGGTTTATGGGAGTATGATACTAGCAGAATGTGCCTGCAAAGATAG